Proteins encoded together in one Schistocerca americana isolate TAMUIC-IGC-003095 chromosome 8, iqSchAmer2.1, whole genome shotgun sequence window:
- the LOC124545825 gene encoding uncharacterized protein LOC124545825 yields the protein MEEATLVLISTFNIGSIVVKMALFVRRRRQYSALVRRVDGLMLVQGELCSQDPVLGHLLWRSKRTAARLTRAMLLLMVSQYATWYPMPLIMKGGARRLPLAQHPWDNNSNYYELSYAVQCMAGAWMTQISFGIDCLFVSIMILVAAQMKILASRVARLKMRGDGFWRKRHAIKSTGDNVYRELCLCIETHQELLRYVEKRLLISMNFAKLVLVNEWSTHEEWTTCL from the coding sequence ATGGAGGAAGCAACGCTAGTACTCATAAGTACTTTCAACATCGGGAGCATCGTCGTCAAGATGGCGCTCTTCGTGAGGCGCAGACGGCAGTACTCTGCCCTGGTCCGACGAGTGGACGGTCTGATGCTGGTGCAGGGCGAACTCTGCTCCCAGGACCCGGTCCTCGGGCACTTGCTGTGGCGCTCCAAGAGGACTGCGGCCCGCCTTACCAGGGCCATGCTGCTACTCATGGTGTCCCAGTACGCCACGTGGTACCCCATGCCGCTCATCATGAAAGGAGGTGCGCGCCGTTTGCCCCTAGCGCAGCATCCCTGGGACAACAACAGCAATTATTACGAGCTGTCATACGCTGTGCAGTGCATGGCCGGAGCGTGGATGACGCAGATCAGCTTCGGCATCGACTGCCTCTTTGTGTCCATCATGATCCTGGTGGCCGCGCAGATGAAGATCCTCGCGTCGCGAGTGGCCCGTCTGAAGATGCGTGGCGACGGATTTTGGCGCAAGCGGCACGCGATTAAAAGTACCGGAGACAATGTATACAGAGAATTGTGTCTCTGTATTGAAACCCATCAAGAGCTTCTCAGGTACGTTGAAAAGCGCCTACTAATTTCAATGAATTTTGCGAAGCTTGTCTTGGTCAACGAATGGAGCACGCACGAGGAATGGACCACGTGCTTATAA